GAGGCCCGCACGGTCCACGCGGTGGCCCAGCTCCGAGAGGCTGATCGGCGGCAGGGCCCCTGCGGGCCAGGCATCGCCCGGGCGGGCGGCGACGTTGATGCCGATGCCGATGACCGACCAGCGGATGGCCTCCTGGTCGCCGGCGACCTCCGTCAGCACGCCGCACAGCTTGCGATCGTCCACCAGGACGTCGTTGGGCCACTTGATGGCGGCCTGCAGTCCGTGCAGCGCCTCGACGGCCCGGGCGACGGCCAGCGCGGCGGCCAGGGCGATGACGGCTGCATGACGGGGATGGCAGCGGGGACGCGCCACCAGGGAGAGGTAGATGCCCCCGGGCGGGGAGTGCCATGCCCGCCCGCGCCGCCCGCGACCCGACGTCTGGCGATCGGCGACGACGAGCGTGCCGGCCGGTGCCCCGTGACGCTCGGCCAGATCCCTGGCCACGTCGTTGGTGGAGGAGACGGAGGGAAAGAAGTAGATGGGCCGGGGGGCGTCGTCGGGCTCGCCCAGGCGCAGCGCCACCTCCCACGGGAGCGGCCAGTCGGGCACGGAGACGAGCCGATAGCCTCGGTGCGGTACGGCCTCGATGCCGTAGCCGTACTGGCGCAGCCGGTCCAGGAGCTTCCAGACGGCGGCTCGCGTGATGCCCAGCTCGGCGGCCAGGTGCTCGCCCGAGCGATACGCGCCGTCGTCGAGCAGGCGCCGAAGGATCTGCAGGCGGGGCAGCAGCGGGATGGCCTCGTCCAAGGAGACCGACCGTCCGTTCACAAATGGTACTCGAAGGCAGTCTAAGGTGGGAGGCAGCCATTGTCAACCCATCGGACAGATCCGGTTGACGTTTGGGGCGGCGAGCCGATCGTCCAGTCCCAGGACAGGCTCCGCCGGGCCTGGGTCGAGGTGGACCTGGGGGCGGTCGCGGCCAACACGCGCCGCCTGGTGGCGCTGGTGCGACCCGCCCGGCTGGTGGCGGTGGTCAAGGCCGACGGGTACGGCCACGGAGCCACGGCGGTGGCGAGAGCCGCGCTCGATGCGGGCGCGTCGGCCCTGGGCGTGGCCACGACGGCGGAAGGGCTGGCCCTGCGGGCCGACGGCATCCGGGCGCCCATCCTGGTGCTGGGGGTCGAGGGGGCCGCGGAGCCCCTCGAGGCCCTGGTGGCTGCGGACCTGACCGCGACGGTGACGACCCTGGCCTTCGCCCGACGGCTGGCCGACGAGGCGCACCGCCAGCGGCGCCGGGTGCGGGTGCACCTCAAGGTGGAGACCGGCATGGGGCGGCTCGGCGCCCTTCCCGAGGAGGCGCCCGCACTGGCGCGGTGGATCGCTGCCGCGTCGGCCCTCGAGCTGGAGGCCGTCTACTCGCACCTGGCCACGGCCGACGAGGAGGACCCCTCGTACCTGCGCGAGCAGGCGGACCGGTTTCGCGCGGCATGCGAGGCCATCGAGGCGGCGGGGGTCGCCGTCCCGGCGCGCCACATCGCCAACACGGCCGGGCTCCTGGCCGCTCCCGAGCTCCGCTACGACATGGTGCGGGTCGGGCTGGGGCTGTACGGCTACTACCCGGCCGACCACCTGCGCGGGCGGGTCGCGTTGCGCCCGGCACTGCGGGTGATGGCAGCGGTGGCCGAGGTGCGCCGCCTGCCGGCGGGCAGCGGCATCGGCTACGGGCGCACTCATGTCCTGTCCCGGCCGTCGGCGGTGGCCACGCTGCCGGTCGGCTACGCCGATGGCCTGACCCGCCGTCTTTCCAACCGGGCCCGGGCCTCGTGGGAGGGGCGGGCCTACCCCGTGGTGGGCCGCATCTGCATGGACCAGTGCATGGTGGAGACGGGCGACGACGTCCCGCCGGTCGGCGCCGTCATGTGCGTGCTGGGGCCGGGAGATGGAGGCGAGACGACGGTCGAGGAGGCCGCTCGGTTGACCGGGAGCATCCCCTACGAGATCATCACGCAGCTGGGGCCCCGCCTCCCACGGGTCTACGTCGGGGCCTAGTCCCGGCGCCACGGCTTGTGAGAGGGTGCCGGCACGGGGTAAGATGGGACCGCCACCGATGACAGGATGCCGCCTCCGCGGGGCGGGGGCGGGAGAGGGGGACCGGCGGTGCCGGGCGTGGATCCCTCGGTACCCGTCTACCCGATCGGTGTGGTCCAGCGGCTCACCGGACTGTCAGCTCGCCAAATCCGCTACTACGAGAAGGAAGGGCTCCTCGCCCCCAGCCGCAGCCGAGGCAACCGCCGACTCTACTCGGTCGCCGACGTCGAACGGTTGCGGCACATCAAGTCCTTGCTGCAGCAGGGCCTCAACCTCGAGGGCGTGCGGTCCTATCTGGCCGCGGGCCAGGCTCCGCAGGCGCCTGCGCCGGCCGCGGGCACGGAGCCGGCGGCCGGGCCTGCCGAGGCCGAAGTGACCACGGCTGCGAGCGGCACGTCGGCGGGCGCCCGTCCTGAGCATCCTCTCGACCCCGCCATCTTCCGGCAGGCGCGGGGCCGTCGGCTCTCCTCGCTCTTTCCGGTCGATCGGCAGGCGGAGCTGGTGAGCTGGCTCGAGGAGGAGCGTCAGCAGCCCAAGACGAGCCCCACACCTTGATGTCACCTCGATAGCAGGATGGTGTCCAGCGACGGCGTACCGACCCAGGTGACGTGACGCCGCCGCCCGGGGGCGTCGACCGCGCTCGACGCGGTCGGACGGCCGGCCCGGGCGGTCAGGGTCACGATAGGAGGGCGGTGCGCCGGCGAGATGCAAGAGGAGACCATCGAGCAGCTGATCCGCCGCGCCCAGGAGGATCGCGTCGACTTCGTGCGCCTGCAGTTCACCGATATCCTGGGCATCGTCAAGAACGTCGCCATCCCCGTCCGGCAGCTGGAGCGGGCGCTGCGACAGGGCATCCAGTTCGACGGCTCCTCCATCGAGGGCTTCGCCCGGATCGAGGAGTCGGACATGATCCTGCGGCCCGACCCCTCCACCTACTGCCTCTTCCCCGGGCTGCGGCCCGAGGGCCGTACGGCCCGGTTCATCTGCGACGTCTACCGACCCGACGGTCGGCCCTTCGAGGGCGACCCGCGATGGGTGCTGCGGCGCGTGCTGCAGGAGGCGGCCGAGATGGGCTTCCGCGTCATGCTGGGGCCCGAGTGCGAGTTCTTCCTCTTCAAGCGGGACGCCGACGGGCGCCCGACGGTGCAGACGCAGGACGAGGCCGGCTACTTCGACCTGGGGCCCATCGACCTGGGCGAGGACGCCCGCCGGGAGATCGTGCTCGCCCTGGAGTCGATGGGCTTCGAGGTGGAGGCGAGCCACCACGAGGTGGCGCCGGGCCAGCACGAGATCGACTTCCGGTACGACGACGCCCTGGTGGCGGCGGACCGGGTGGCCACGCTCAAGGTGGTGACGCGCACCATCGCCGCCCGCCACGGGCTGCACGCCACCTTCATGCCCAAGCCCATCTACGGCATCGCCGGCAACGGCATGCACACGCACATCTCCCTCATGGCCGGAGAGACCAACGCCTTCTTCGACCCCTCGGGCCCGTATCAGCTCTCCGGCACGGCCCTGCACTTCATCGCCGGCCTGCTGCACCACGCCCGGGGCTTCACCGCGGTGACCAACCCCCTGGTCAACTCCTACAAGCGCCTGGTGCCGGGCTACGAGGCGCCCGTCTACATCTCGTGGTCCGCCCAAAACCGCAGCGCCCTGGTGCGGGTGCCGGCCGCGCGGGGGGCCGCCACCCGGGTGGAGCTGCGGTCGCCGGATCCCTCGGCCAACCCGTACCTGGCCTTCGCCGTCGTCATCGCGGCCGGGCTCGACGGCATCCGACGGGCCTTGAGCCCGCCCGAGTCGCAGGACGCCAACGTCTACCGCATGACCCCCGAGCAACGCCTGCGGGCGGGCATCGAGAGCCTCCCCGGCTCCCTGGAGGAGGCGCTGGAGGAGCTGGTGCAGGACGACGTCGTGGTGCGCACGCTGGGTCCCCACGTCTTCGCCCGGTTCGTGGAGGCCAAGCGCATCGAGTGGGACGTCTACCGCACCCAGGTGCACCGGTGGGAGGTCGAGCAGTACCTGGGCACCTTCTGAGTTGTGTCGCCCCGGCGGGCGTGTATGATAGGGCTAAAGCATCGACATCGGCGTCCGAAACTCGGCATCCCTCTCGCCGCTTGTGGCGGCGGGGGGTGGGGTGGCGGTCGCGGGGAGGGTGGGCAGGTCGCGCCGCCGGGGGCGGCAGCGGGATCATGGAGCAGGACGAGCCCGTCACGCTGGACAGGGCCGCGCACGCAAGTGCAAGGGCCCTCGCATCTCCATTGCTGGACGACGTGCAGGAGGTCCTCGTCAGCGAGCAGCATATCGCCCGGCGCGTCCAGGCGCTGGGCCAGCAGATCTCGGCCGACTACCGTGGTCGGGAGCCGGTGCTGATCGGCATCCTCAAGGGGGCCGTGCTCTTCCTCTCCGATCTCCTCCGGGCCCTGACCATCCACGCGTCGGTCGACTTCATGGCCATCTCCAGCTACGGCACCGGGACCCAGTCCAGCGGGGTGGTCCGCATCCTCAAGGACCTCGACCACCCCATCGCCGGGCGCGACGTCCTCATCGTCGAGGACATCGTCGACACCGGGCTGACCATCCGCTACCTCCTCGACAACCTGCGTTCGCGCCGGCCGGCCAGCCTGCGGGTCTGCGTCCTGCTCGACAAGCGGGAGCGGCGCCAGATCCCCGTCGAGCTGGACTACGTCGGCTTCGAGATCCCCGATCGGTTCGTGGTGGGCTACGGGCTGGACTACGCCGAGCGCTACCGCAATCTCCCGTTCATCGGCGTGCTGCGGCCCGAGGTGATCCGCGACCAGGGCGGGCGCTGATGAGCGGGCCCTCCGTCTCTGCCGAGGTCGTCACCGTCGATCCGGGGGGCCTGGCCGGCGCGGAGCCGGTCCTGGTGCTGGACCTGGGAGCCCAGTACGCCCTGCTCATCGCCCGGCGCATCCGGGAGCTGGGCGTCTACTGCGAGGTGGTGCCCGGCGACCTGCCCGCGCAGGCGCTGCTCGAGCGCCGGCCTCGCGCGCTGGTGCTGTCGGGAGGCCCGTCGAGCGTCTACGCCCCCGGGGCGCCCGGCGTGGACCCGGAGCTCTGGTCGGCCGGAGTGCCCGTCCTGGGCATCTGCTATGGCATGCAGCTGATGGCGCAGGCGCTGGGGGGCGAGGTGCGGCGGGGCGACCGGCAGGAGTTCGGGCGCAGCGAGCTGGAACTGTTGGGCGCGCCCGACGGCTCCTCGAGCGGGCGCCTCTTCGATGGGGTCGGTCGGCCGGGCGACCGGCTGGTCTGCTGGATGAGCCACGGCGACGTCGTGGTGGAGCCGCCGCCCGGCTTTCGATCGGTGGCGCGCACGGCCGTCTCGCCGGTGGCAGCCATGGAGCACGAGCAGCGCCCCCTTTTCGGGGTGCAGTTCCACCCGGAGGTCGCGCACACGCCCTTCGGCACGGCGCTGCTTCGCCACTTCCTCTACGACCTGGCCGGCGTCTCGGGAGGGTGGGACCCGCGTGACTTCGGGCGGCGGGCCGTCGACGCACTGCGCCAGCAGCTGCCCGAGGGGCGGGCCGTGGTGGCCCTCAGCGGAGGGGTCGACTCGGCGACGGCGGCGGCGCTCGTGCACAGGGCCCTGGGTGACCGGCTCACCGCCATCTTCGTCGACCACGGTCTGATGCGGCAGGGCGAGCCCGACTTCGTGCGGCGGGAGCTGGGAGAGCGACTCGGCATGCCGCTCATCGCGGTGGATGCAGGGGCACGTTTCTTGCAGGCGCTGCGGGGCGTGCGCGACCCCGAGCGCAAGCGACGGATCATCGGCCAGGAGTTCATCCGGGTCTTCGAGGAGACGGCCGGCGCCTTGCCCGATGTGCGCTACCTGGTCCAGGGGACGCTCTATCCCGACGTGGTGGAGTCGGGCGGCGGCAAGACGGCCACCATCAAGAGCCACCACAACGTCGGGGGGCTTCCCGAGCGCATGGGGCTGCGGCTGGTGGAGCCGCTACGCTTCCTCTTCAAGGACGAGGTGCGGGCCCTGGCGCGGGAGCTGGGGCTGCCCGACCGCATCGTGGACCGCCATCCCTTTCCGGGGCCCGGGCTCGCCGTGCGTATCGTGGGCGAGGTGACCCCCGAGGCGCTGGAGACGGTGCGGGCTTGCGATGCCATCGTCGTGGAGGAGGTGGAGCGGGCCGGGCTCGCCCGGGAGGTCTGGCAGGCCTTCGCTGTCTGGACCGGCAGCTACAGCGTCGGGGTCAAGGGCGACGCCAGGCTGTACGGCCCGGTGGT
This genomic interval from Limnochorda sp. LNt contains the following:
- a CDS encoding MerR family transcriptional regulator; this translates as MPGVDPSVPVYPIGVVQRLTGLSARQIRYYEKEGLLAPSRSRGNRRLYSVADVERLRHIKSLLQQGLNLEGVRSYLAAGQAPQAPAPAAGTEPAAGPAEAEVTTAASGTSAGARPEHPLDPAIFRQARGRRLSSLFPVDRQAELVSWLEEERQQPKTSPTP
- the guaA gene encoding glutamine-hydrolyzing GMP synthase, translated to MSGPSVSAEVVTVDPGGLAGAEPVLVLDLGAQYALLIARRIRELGVYCEVVPGDLPAQALLERRPRALVLSGGPSSVYAPGAPGVDPELWSAGVPVLGICYGMQLMAQALGGEVRRGDRQEFGRSELELLGAPDGSSSGRLFDGVGRPGDRLVCWMSHGDVVVEPPPGFRSVARTAVSPVAAMEHEQRPLFGVQFHPEVAHTPFGTALLRHFLYDLAGVSGGWDPRDFGRRAVDALRQQLPEGRAVVALSGGVDSATAAALVHRALGDRLTAIFVDHGLMRQGEPDFVRRELGERLGMPLIAVDAGARFLQALRGVRDPERKRRIIGQEFIRVFEETAGALPDVRYLVQGTLYPDVVESGGGKTATIKSHHNVGGLPERMGLRLVEPLRFLFKDEVRALARELGLPDRIVDRHPFPGPGLAVRIVGEVTPEALETVRACDAIVVEEVERAGLAREVWQAFAVWTGSYSVGVKGDARLYGPVVAVRCVQSHDGMTADWVRLPYELLDRISHRITNEVPYVSRVVYDISPKPPATIEWE
- a CDS encoding biotin--[acetyl-CoA-carboxylase] ligase; this translates as MNGRSVSLDEAIPLLPRLQILRRLLDDGAYRSGEHLAAELGITRAAVWKLLDRLRQYGYGIEAVPHRGYRLVSVPDWPLPWEVALRLGEPDDAPRPIYFFPSVSSTNDVARDLAERHGAPAGTLVVADRQTSGRGRRGRAWHSPPGGIYLSLVARPRCHPRHAAVIALAAALAVARAVEALHGLQAAIKWPNDVLVDDRKLCGVLTEVAGDQEAIRWSVIGIGINVAARPGDAWPAGALPPISLSELGHRVDRAGLIARAVQELEALLARLQADAQAACMEVARAVEQRLAWRGRPVRVETGSTAVEGHLVGVDDGGALVLRDASGRRLDLMAGDVSLRASAGRERAVSGTPQGG
- the glnA gene encoding type I glutamate--ammonia ligase → MQEETIEQLIRRAQEDRVDFVRLQFTDILGIVKNVAIPVRQLERALRQGIQFDGSSIEGFARIEESDMILRPDPSTYCLFPGLRPEGRTARFICDVYRPDGRPFEGDPRWVLRRVLQEAAEMGFRVMLGPECEFFLFKRDADGRPTVQTQDEAGYFDLGPIDLGEDARREIVLALESMGFEVEASHHEVAPGQHEIDFRYDDALVAADRVATLKVVTRTIAARHGLHATFMPKPIYGIAGNGMHTHISLMAGETNAFFDPSGPYQLSGTALHFIAGLLHHARGFTAVTNPLVNSYKRLVPGYEAPVYISWSAQNRSALVRVPAARGAATRVELRSPDPSANPYLAFAVVIAAGLDGIRRALSPPESQDANVYRMTPEQRLRAGIESLPGSLEEALEELVQDDVVVRTLGPHVFARFVEAKRIEWDVYRTQVHRWEVEQYLGTF
- the hpt gene encoding hypoxanthine phosphoribosyltransferase, producing MLDDVQEVLVSEQHIARRVQALGQQISADYRGREPVLIGILKGAVLFLSDLLRALTIHASVDFMAISSYGTGTQSSGVVRILKDLDHPIAGRDVLIVEDIVDTGLTIRYLLDNLRSRRPASLRVCVLLDKRERRQIPVELDYVGFEIPDRFVVGYGLDYAERYRNLPFIGVLRPEVIRDQGGR
- the alr gene encoding alanine racemase, whose product is MSTHRTDPVDVWGGEPIVQSQDRLRRAWVEVDLGAVAANTRRLVALVRPARLVAVVKADGYGHGATAVARAALDAGASALGVATTAEGLALRADGIRAPILVLGVEGAAEPLEALVAADLTATVTTLAFARRLADEAHRQRRRVRVHLKVETGMGRLGALPEEAPALARWIAAASALELEAVYSHLATADEEDPSYLREQADRFRAACEAIEAAGVAVPARHIANTAGLLAAPELRYDMVRVGLGLYGYYPADHLRGRVALRPALRVMAAVAEVRRLPAGSGIGYGRTHVLSRPSAVATLPVGYADGLTRRLSNRARASWEGRAYPVVGRICMDQCMVETGDDVPPVGAVMCVLGPGDGGETTVEEAARLTGSIPYEIITQLGPRLPRVYVGA